In a genomic window of Amycolatopsis japonica:
- a CDS encoding helix-turn-helix domain-containing protein, which produces MERIYRAGQAAVTPSRMRSIANSNWELVVWRDRGETHVAVRGPETSPTVLDLGPGEGETLGIIFRHGAYLAPMPVSGLVDTAVTSPHTTARSFVLQGEEWETPGYDNADVFVDRLVRAGLLIRDPLVTDVLRGEVPTLVTPRSVQRRVAAATGLTQGAIRQIERARQAVMLLGQGMAAIEVVQRVGYHDQPHLARSLTRFTGRTATQLRRASEDEVLSLLYKTEVAVHP; this is translated from the coding sequence GTGGAGCGGATTTACCGTGCCGGTCAGGCCGCCGTGACGCCGTCACGGATGCGGTCCATCGCGAACTCGAACTGGGAGCTCGTGGTGTGGCGCGACCGGGGCGAGACGCATGTGGCGGTGCGCGGCCCCGAGACGAGTCCCACGGTGCTGGACCTGGGCCCGGGCGAGGGCGAAACACTCGGGATCATCTTCCGCCACGGTGCGTACCTGGCGCCGATGCCGGTTTCGGGACTGGTCGACACCGCCGTGACGAGCCCGCACACCACGGCCCGTTCGTTCGTCCTGCAGGGCGAGGAGTGGGAAACCCCGGGCTACGACAACGCCGACGTCTTCGTCGATCGCCTGGTCCGTGCCGGATTGCTGATCCGCGACCCGCTGGTCACCGACGTGCTCCGCGGCGAAGTGCCCACTTTGGTCACCCCGCGGTCGGTGCAGCGGCGGGTGGCCGCGGCGACCGGGCTGACCCAGGGCGCGATCCGGCAGATCGAGCGGGCGAGGCAGGCCGTGATGCTGCTGGGGCAGGGGATGGCCGCGATCGAGGTCGTGCAGCGGGTCGGGTATCACGACCAGCCGCATCTGGCCCGCTCGCTGACGCGGTTCACCGGACGCACGGCCACTCAGCTCAGGCGCGCGAGCGAGGACGAGGTGCTGTCGCTTCTGTACAAGACCGAGGTCGCGGTGCACCCGTAG
- a CDS encoding VOC family protein — translation MAITQIYVNLPVADIEASTKMYTAMGGTVNPDFSGDTSVQVVLADTILVQLMTRETFASFTKRPMTDGPIEVINALAAGSREEVDGLVEAALAAGATEPRAAQDMGWLYNRAIDDLDGHSWELLAYDPAAMGDGQN, via the coding sequence ATGGCCATCACACAGATCTACGTCAACCTGCCGGTCGCCGACATCGAGGCGAGCACGAAGATGTACACGGCGATGGGCGGCACGGTGAACCCCGATTTCAGCGGTGACACCTCGGTCCAGGTGGTGCTCGCCGACACGATCCTGGTGCAGCTGATGACGCGCGAAACGTTCGCGTCGTTCACCAAGCGACCCATGACGGACGGTCCGATCGAGGTGATCAACGCGTTGGCCGCCGGGTCGCGCGAAGAGGTCGACGGCCTGGTCGAGGCGGCACTGGCCGCGGGCGCCACCGAGCCGCGCGCGGCCCAGGACATGGGCTGGCTGTACAACCGGGCCATCGACGACCTGGACGGCCACAGCTGGGAACTGCTGGCCTACGACCCGGCCGCCATGGGCGACGGGCAGAATTGA
- a CDS encoding RNA polymerase subunit sigma-70 produces MTDARSPGADAATFLEVVRSGDPARFALVTERHRRELQVHCYRMLANYEDAQDLTQETFLRAWHKRESFKGNAALRTWLYRIATNACLDFLEKRKDRTLEDSEVLYLQPYPDRMLPEDPQESVVARETIELAFIVAVQHLPPRQRAVFVLRDVLGWPASKTADALELTVASVTSALQRARVTMRGRLPDRRLDWRGAELSKDERGVVKAYIEAHERNDLDGLAALLREDLRFAMLPEAGTTTTTAKDAVDGWVSGGLFQRGHDDWRGIATTVNRMPAAALYLRTPEDPEYRLFAIAVLRVADGKIAELTGFDATGKPWLGLPATL; encoded by the coding sequence ATGACCGACGCCAGGTCGCCCGGCGCGGACGCGGCCACGTTCCTCGAGGTGGTCCGCTCCGGCGATCCCGCGCGGTTCGCGCTCGTCACGGAGCGCCACCGGCGTGAGCTGCAGGTGCACTGCTACCGGATGCTCGCGAACTACGAGGACGCCCAGGACCTGACGCAGGAGACGTTCCTGCGGGCGTGGCACAAGCGGGAGTCGTTCAAGGGCAACGCGGCGCTGCGGACCTGGCTCTACCGGATCGCGACGAACGCCTGCCTCGATTTCCTGGAGAAGCGCAAGGACCGCACCTTGGAGGATTCCGAGGTGCTGTACCTGCAGCCGTATCCCGACCGGATGCTCCCCGAGGATCCGCAGGAATCGGTGGTGGCGCGGGAGACGATCGAGCTGGCGTTCATCGTGGCCGTCCAGCACCTGCCGCCTCGGCAACGGGCGGTGTTCGTCCTGCGCGACGTCCTCGGCTGGCCGGCGTCGAAGACGGCCGACGCCCTCGAGCTGACCGTCGCGTCGGTGACGAGCGCCTTGCAACGGGCGCGCGTGACGATGCGCGGGCGGCTGCCCGACCGCCGTCTCGACTGGCGGGGCGCGGAGCTGTCGAAGGACGAACGTGGCGTGGTGAAGGCGTACATCGAAGCTCATGAGCGCAACGACCTCGACGGGCTGGCGGCCTTGCTGCGCGAAGACCTGCGCTTCGCGATGCTGCCCGAGGCGGGCACCACGACCACGACGGCCAAGGACGCGGTGGACGGCTGGGTCTCCGGCGGGCTCTTCCAGCGCGGCCACGACGACTGGCGCGGTATCGCCACGACGGTCAACCGCATGCCGGCCGCCGCGCTGTACCTGCGCACCCCCGAAGACCCGGAGTACCGGCTGTTCGCCATCGCGGTCCTGCGCGTCGCCGACGGGAAGATCGCCGAGCTCACCGGCTTCGACGCCACCGGCAAGCCGTGGCTGGGCCTGCCCGCGACCCTGTGA
- a CDS encoding dihydrofolate reductase family protein, whose amino-acid sequence MRKLTFGMNVTLDGYIAAPGDDLGWSGGDGPDSSPSDELFQWWSDRVAATGLALYGRKLWNAMSSHWPTADRQPGATQAAIEYARRWRDMPKAVFSSTTAAVDWNTRLVTGDAVAEITRLKAEDGGPMDIGGATLAGAAMRAGLIDEYVLVTVPVLVGGGTPFFTALDGWVNLSLAETRTFPGGVVLTRYETRR is encoded by the coding sequence GTGAGGAAACTGACCTTTGGCATGAACGTGACCCTGGACGGCTACATCGCCGCGCCCGGCGACGACCTCGGCTGGAGCGGGGGTGACGGACCGGATTCGTCGCCGAGCGACGAGCTGTTCCAGTGGTGGTCCGACCGGGTGGCCGCGACGGGCCTGGCGCTGTACGGGCGCAAGCTGTGGAACGCGATGAGTTCCCACTGGCCGACCGCCGACCGGCAGCCCGGCGCCACGCAGGCGGCGATCGAGTACGCCCGCCGCTGGCGGGACATGCCCAAGGCGGTGTTCTCCTCGACCACAGCCGCGGTCGACTGGAACACCCGCCTGGTCACCGGCGACGCGGTCGCCGAGATCACCCGGCTCAAGGCCGAGGACGGCGGCCCGATGGACATCGGCGGCGCGACCCTCGCCGGGGCGGCCATGCGGGCCGGGCTGATCGACGAGTACGTGCTGGTCACCGTGCCGGTCCTGGTCGGCGGCGGCACGCCGTTCTTCACCGCGCTGGACGGCTGGGTGAACCTGTCCCTGGCGGAGACCCGGACGTTTCCCGGCGGCGTGGTGCTGACCCGCTACGAGACGAGGCGCTGA
- a CDS encoding tetratricopeptide repeat protein, which produces MTEEQPPSPIGARSYDELSQRLRQALAWAGLSHRELHRRVRRLRTARGTADLPAYNTVYRCLLPGRKRLDVELVVDIAAVLLGMDVAAEWRQAHRVITGDATEAAVISVADHLPGGTGRFVGRQEQLRQVLEAEPEDAGVWAISGMAGIGKTRFAGEVARLLAERDRFADVRLVVNLRGFDADLPAADPAAVLEGFLRRLGASGGEIGCLTLADRSALFRRLLDGRRALILLDNAASADQVLPLLPALPTCLVLVTSRRRLAELTDARHVALDVFTPEESVELLRDGIGDERVDAERGEAADIIELVGRLPLALALVTRRLAASDEWTMADHRDRLADLRTMLRLDDGVEVALRTSYDELAEPDRILLGLLATYPGRDFDDHAAAALAGVEVGVVRRQLGDLVAANMVTARESRFELHDLVRVFAEKRVRESVQARVRRTAVGRLLDFQLATTRTALVTCYPHEAERWEDLPTPAARALVFDGADEAMAWLDAERVNLVVASGWALSEGRDEHVTRLACVMTSYFEARVHVSDALALFGNAVRVASGVTRGHVLNGLAMTHWQRGNAADSLAVLQDAIKEFDAAGESDYVLNLSGNVGLLLAGLGDYRAALPCFRRALEFAVARNNESFRARQLCNIGVAEMRLGNHSAAVDHLSRALETTRASGDHLCECRTLDGLGTTFRRMGNDTEAWACYEQALDVARQTHNRADEGKVLNHLGVLLVAAGRFDEALAHHRRAIDLAKEIGSREGALAASTDLAATLLAAGRAAEAVRCLRQAIDSANAADSRYELARAQSGLADALFAVGDPVAARKHWQTAHAAFTEMGVPEAASSMASPLPST; this is translated from the coding sequence GTGACGGAGGAGCAGCCGCCGAGTCCGATCGGAGCCCGGTCGTACGATGAGCTCTCGCAGCGGCTGAGGCAGGCGTTGGCGTGGGCGGGGTTGTCCCACCGGGAACTGCACCGGCGGGTGCGGCGCCTGCGCACGGCCCGCGGGACGGCCGATCTCCCCGCCTACAACACCGTGTATCGGTGCCTGCTGCCCGGGCGCAAGCGGCTGGACGTCGAACTGGTCGTCGACATCGCGGCCGTGTTGCTCGGCATGGACGTCGCCGCGGAATGGCGGCAGGCGCACCGCGTGATCACCGGAGACGCCACCGAGGCGGCCGTGATCAGCGTGGCCGATCACCTCCCCGGCGGGACCGGCAGGTTCGTCGGCAGGCAAGAGCAGCTGCGCCAGGTGTTGGAGGCCGAGCCGGAGGACGCCGGTGTGTGGGCGATCTCCGGAATGGCCGGGATCGGCAAGACCCGGTTCGCCGGCGAAGTCGCGCGGCTGCTGGCCGAGCGGGACCGCTTCGCCGACGTGCGGCTGGTCGTGAATCTCCGCGGCTTCGACGCGGATCTCCCCGCCGCCGACCCGGCCGCGGTACTCGAAGGCTTCCTGCGCCGGCTCGGGGCGTCCGGTGGCGAGATCGGCTGCCTCACCCTCGCCGACCGCAGCGCCCTGTTCCGGCGGCTGCTGGACGGACGGCGCGCGCTGATCCTGCTGGACAACGCGGCGTCGGCCGACCAGGTGCTGCCGTTGCTGCCCGCCCTTCCGACCTGCCTGGTGCTGGTCACCAGCAGGCGCCGCCTTGCCGAGTTGACCGATGCCCGGCACGTGGCGCTCGACGTGTTCACACCGGAAGAGTCGGTCGAGCTGCTCCGCGACGGGATCGGCGATGAACGCGTCGACGCCGAGCGGGGCGAAGCGGCCGACATCATCGAACTGGTCGGCCGGTTGCCGCTGGCCCTCGCACTGGTGACCCGGAGGCTGGCCGCCTCGGACGAGTGGACGATGGCCGACCACCGGGACCGTCTCGCCGACCTGCGGACCATGCTGCGGCTGGACGACGGGGTCGAAGTCGCGTTGCGCACGTCGTACGACGAGCTGGCCGAACCGGACCGGATCCTGCTCGGCTTGCTCGCCACGTATCCAGGACGCGATTTCGACGACCACGCGGCGGCGGCGCTGGCCGGCGTCGAGGTCGGCGTCGTCCGCCGTCAACTCGGCGACCTGGTGGCGGCCAACATGGTCACCGCCCGCGAGTCCCGGTTCGAACTGCACGACCTGGTCCGGGTGTTCGCCGAGAAACGCGTCCGGGAAAGCGTCCAAGCCCGCGTTCGCCGGACCGCGGTGGGACGGCTGCTCGACTTCCAGCTGGCCACCACCCGCACCGCGCTCGTCACCTGTTATCCGCATGAGGCGGAGCGGTGGGAGGACCTGCCCACACCCGCCGCGCGGGCTCTCGTGTTCGACGGGGCGGACGAGGCGATGGCGTGGCTGGACGCCGAACGGGTCAACCTCGTCGTCGCGTCCGGCTGGGCGTTGAGCGAAGGACGTGACGAGCACGTCACGCGGCTCGCGTGCGTGATGACGAGCTATTTCGAGGCCCGCGTGCACGTGAGTGACGCACTCGCCCTGTTCGGCAACGCCGTCCGGGTCGCGTCCGGTGTCACCCGAGGGCACGTGCTGAACGGGCTCGCCATGACCCATTGGCAGCGGGGGAACGCGGCCGACTCACTCGCCGTCCTGCAGGACGCGATCAAGGAGTTCGACGCCGCCGGTGAATCCGATTACGTCCTCAACCTGTCGGGGAACGTGGGCCTGTTGCTGGCCGGTCTCGGTGATTATCGCGCCGCGTTACCCTGTTTCCGGCGGGCACTGGAATTCGCCGTCGCCCGGAACAACGAGTCGTTCCGGGCACGGCAGTTGTGCAATATCGGCGTCGCCGAGATGCGACTGGGAAATCATTCCGCCGCGGTCGATCATCTGTCCCGGGCCCTTGAAACGACCAGGGCGAGCGGTGATCACCTCTGTGAATGCCGGACGCTCGACGGTCTCGGCACCACGTTCCGGCGCATGGGAAACGACACCGAAGCCTGGGCCTGTTACGAACAGGCGCTCGACGTGGCGAGGCAGACGCACAACCGGGCCGACGAGGGCAAGGTGCTCAACCATCTCGGTGTCCTGCTCGTCGCCGCGGGGCGGTTCGACGAGGCGTTGGCGCATCACCGGCGGGCCATCGATCTGGCCAAGGAGATCGGCAGCCGGGAAGGAGCGCTGGCCGCGAGCACCGACCTGGCGGCCACCCTGCTCGCCGCCGGGCGGGCGGCCGAAGCCGTGCGCTGCCTGCGGCAGGCGATCGACTCGGCGAACGCGGCGGACAGCCGCTACGAACTGGCCAGAGCCCAAAGTGGACTCGCCGACGCACTGTTCGCCGTCGGTGATCCGGTCGCCGCGCGGAAACACTGGCAGACCGCGCACGCCGCGTTCACCGAGATGGGCGTGCCGGAGGCGGCCTCCTCGATGGCCTCGCCCCTGCCAAGTACATGA
- a CDS encoding tetratricopeptide repeat protein: MNPDRTDVGDVPPEPLGAGSFDELAARLNTLRGWYGVSYRELHRRVVRGRRAAGNPDLPVFNTVYRCLRPGRRRVDADLVADIVRALTADEAVVARWRQVCQVIAGLTADSSWVTVSGELPADSTEFVGRQAELAAITDPGGDERWSPVVIDGMAGVGKTSLAVRAAHRLAHRDGVAARLWADLRGYDADRAPADPLAVLDEFLRRLGVPGGEIHRLGPADRQATYRRLLADRHPVVVLDNAADADQVRPLLPDRPGGVVLITSRRRLTGLAGARSVHLEALPGTESLDVLRRLVGAAEVAEDTEAAARIADLVGHLPLALTVVAGRIRNRRDWTLRDHAARLAERRDSLRVEDELENAIGLSYADLPAEAALLLRLLAIHPGRDVDTRAAAALAGVDLGTAEELLGELVASSLVQRQVQDRFGLHDVVRLYAAGLARDVDAASARQAALGRLFGYYRHTASRAMDRYAPHERDRRPAVSTSDVPAPDFADLAAATEWLDAERHNLVGITALAEEQGRSEDAAMMSPILNRYLYNALLFADAEIVHGIAIRAADPLIQASAHMSLGAVYLRSNRYQESIDQLKQALERYDAAGDRTSWARALNNLGNAFDRLSDFAAAEDCYRQALLVHRATGNRTSESRALGNLGNSAMRVGDWDKAATYLDEALAIMLEVEDRVGECLTYGNLGTVREQQGHSAEALGHYRRALVTAREFGYRFPETEALLHIGVLLARLGEHDDALTHLSEALDLARRNSLGEFEVKALNGIGIALGGKGDAAGSIARHREALAVAEKLGDRYEQAQAHKGIERGAAVAGDTGTADDHGEKARALLTEIGLR; encoded by the coding sequence GTGAATCCCGACCGAACGGACGTGGGCGACGTGCCGCCGGAGCCGTTGGGCGCCGGTTCGTTCGACGAGCTGGCGGCCCGGCTGAACACGCTGCGCGGCTGGTACGGCGTGTCCTACCGGGAGCTGCACCGGCGGGTCGTGCGAGGGCGGCGGGCGGCGGGAAACCCCGATCTGCCGGTGTTCAACACGGTCTACCGCTGCCTGCGGCCGGGGAGACGGCGGGTCGACGCGGACCTCGTCGCGGACATCGTGCGCGCGCTCACCGCCGACGAGGCGGTGGTGGCCCGGTGGCGGCAGGTGTGTCAGGTGATCGCGGGGCTCACCGCGGACTCGTCGTGGGTGACCGTGTCAGGTGAGCTGCCGGCCGACAGCACCGAGTTCGTCGGCAGGCAGGCCGAGCTGGCCGCGATCACCGATCCCGGCGGCGACGAGCGGTGGTCGCCGGTGGTGATCGACGGTATGGCCGGTGTCGGCAAGACCAGCCTCGCCGTCCGTGCCGCACACCGGCTGGCACACCGGGACGGTGTCGCGGCCCGGTTGTGGGCGGACCTGCGTGGCTACGACGCCGACCGCGCGCCCGCCGATCCGCTCGCGGTGCTGGACGAGTTCCTGCGGCGGCTCGGGGTGCCGGGCGGGGAGATCCACCGTCTCGGTCCGGCGGACCGGCAGGCGACCTACCGGCGGCTGCTCGCGGACCGGCACCCGGTCGTGGTGCTGGACAACGCGGCGGACGCCGACCAGGTGCGCCCACTGCTGCCGGACCGGCCGGGCGGCGTCGTGCTGATCACCAGCAGAAGGCGGTTGACCGGGTTGGCCGGTGCGCGGTCCGTGCACCTGGAAGCGTTGCCGGGGACCGAGTCGCTCGACGTGTTGCGCAGGCTGGTCGGCGCGGCCGAGGTCGCCGAGGACACCGAGGCCGCCGCGCGGATCGCCGACCTGGTCGGCCATCTGCCACTCGCGTTGACGGTGGTGGCGGGCCGGATCCGGAACCGCCGCGACTGGACGTTGCGCGACCACGCCGCCCGGCTCGCGGAACGCCGGGACAGCCTGCGGGTCGAGGACGAGCTGGAGAACGCCATCGGTCTGTCCTATGCGGACCTGCCCGCCGAGGCCGCGCTGCTGCTGCGGCTCCTCGCGATCCATCCCGGCCGCGACGTCGACACGCGCGCGGCGGCCGCGCTCGCCGGGGTGGACCTGGGTACGGCGGAGGAACTTCTGGGCGAACTCGTCGCCAGCAGCCTGGTGCAGCGGCAAGTCCAGGATCGGTTCGGCCTGCACGACGTGGTCCGTCTCTACGCGGCGGGGCTGGCGCGGGACGTGGACGCCGCTTCCGCGCGGCAGGCCGCGCTCGGGCGGTTGTTCGGCTACTACCGGCACACCGCCAGCCGTGCCATGGACCGCTACGCCCCGCATGAACGCGACCGCAGGCCCGCGGTGTCCACTTCGGACGTTCCGGCACCGGACTTCGCCGACCTCGCGGCGGCGACCGAGTGGCTGGACGCCGAGCGGCACAACCTGGTGGGTATCACCGCGCTGGCCGAGGAACAGGGCCGAAGCGAGGACGCGGCCATGATGTCGCCGATCCTGAACCGGTACCTGTACAACGCGTTGCTGTTCGCCGACGCGGAGATCGTGCACGGCATCGCGATCCGCGCCGCCGACCCGCTGATCCAGGCGAGCGCGCATATGAGCCTCGGTGCGGTCTACCTGCGTTCCAACCGCTACCAGGAGAGCATCGACCAGCTCAAGCAGGCGCTCGAGCGATACGACGCGGCCGGTGACCGCACCAGCTGGGCGCGGGCACTGAACAATCTCGGCAACGCGTTCGACCGGCTCAGTGACTTCGCGGCGGCCGAGGACTGCTACCGGCAGGCGTTGCTCGTGCACCGGGCGACCGGCAACCGCACCAGCGAGAGCCGTGCGCTGGGCAATCTCGGGAACAGCGCGATGCGCGTCGGTGACTGGGACAAGGCGGCGACGTACCTCGACGAGGCACTGGCGATCATGCTGGAGGTCGAGGACCGGGTCGGGGAATGTCTGACCTACGGCAACCTCGGCACGGTGCGCGAGCAGCAGGGTCACTCCGCCGAGGCGCTCGGCCACTACCGGCGGGCGCTCGTCACCGCACGCGAATTCGGCTACCGGTTCCCGGAAACCGAGGCCTTGCTCCACATCGGAGTGTTGCTCGCGCGGCTGGGCGAGCACGACGACGCCTTGACGCATCTGAGCGAGGCACTGGACCTCGCACGCCGGAACAGCTTGGGCGAGTTCGAGGTCAAGGCCCTCAACGGAATCGGCATCGCGCTCGGCGGCAAGGGGGACGCCGCGGGCTCGATCGCCAGGCACCGCGAAGCGCTCGCGGTCGCCGAGAAACTGGGCGATCGCTATGAGCAGGCACAGGCGCACAAGGGGATCGAACGCGGCGCGGCCGTCGCCGGCGACACCGGCACGGCCGACGATCACGGGGAGAAGGCGCGGGCCCTGCTCACCGAGATCGGCCTGCGCTAG